AAGCTGGTCGAAAATATTATTCTTGACCCGGCCATGCTTATTTTTCTGAATGGGAATGGAAGTGTAAAAAAAGCTCCCAATGAGAATTTTTCGCGGGAGCTTCTCGAATTATATACCTGTGGAATTGGAAATTATACCGAAACAGATGTAAAAGAAGGTGCCAGAGTGCTTTCGGGCTGGTACGTGAGTATTTACTCTGATGAGGGTACTCCACCGGGGGTATATGTACCGTTTTTTGTGCCCGAAAATCACGATACCAACAGCAAAACTTACCTTGGCAGAAATATTCCCGTAACCACACAGAACACCCAGGAGGCGGTATTGAAAAATGAAATTAAATATCTTGTTGATATCATACATACTGAGAGAAAAGAGGCCGTTGCCAGATTTATTTGTGAAAAATTATACCGGTTTTTTGTGTATTCTTCTTCTGGAAACCCACCTAGCGATGTAATCAGTGATATGATGGCGATTTTCAGTAAAGACTGGGAAATTAAGCCGGTTCTGATGGCATTATTGCAGTCGGAACATTTTTTTGACACTAAAAATAAGAGTGTTCAGATTAAAACTCCGGCCGAAACAGTGGTGGGGATTACAGCCCATTTTGATGTAGATGGAGAATGGAAAGAATGGGTGATGGTGACCATGGGTCAGGAATTGCTCAATCCGCCCAATGTGGCAGGCTGGCCTGGGTACAGGCAGTGGATGGACAGCCGTACTTTTCCGTTCGCGGTGCAACAGATGGGTTATTTTGTTTGGAATCAAAAACAGGATTATCTCATAAAATGGATTGAAGGTTTTGACGCAGGAAGTGATCCAAAAGTGTTGATAGAAAGGATTTTAAGGTTGTTTTTTTCAAAAGAAACCAATACCGCTCAAGTTGAAAAGTACACCAAAATATTGCTCAGTGGTAGTCCAGATTATGAGTGGGCAAATATTTTAAAAAATGAAGAATTGGCAGCTTTCAGACTAAAAATTGCCTTAATTGAAATGATAAAATCACCGGCATTTCATTTGAATTGAAGATTAT
The sequence above is a segment of the Cytophagaceae bacterium genome. Coding sequences within it:
- a CDS encoding DUF1800 domain-containing protein, with the protein product MLTPYSQKLNLSDARHLLGRVTFASSWKTIKSFENLTAAQAVKLLFDNALKNPAPSAPAWKDDAFKMFWTLPKDDIQKALDEIYGKVYGQNYELKRWWMEAMKNDTASIREKLTLFWHGHFTTKFVVDEPMPAQLMYRQNKLFRDSHQGNFKKLVENIILDPAMLIFLNGNGSVKKAPNENFSRELLELYTCGIGNYTETDVKEGARVLSGWYVSIYSDEGTPPGVYVPFFVPENHDTNSKTYLGRNIPVTTQNTQEAVLKNEIKYLVDIIHTERKEAVARFICEKLYRFFVYSSSGNPPSDVISDMMAIFSKDWEIKPVLMALLQSEHFFDTKNKSVQIKTPAETVVGITAHFDVDGEWKEWVMVTMGQELLNPPNVAGWPGYRQWMDSRTFPFAVQQMGYFVWNQKQDYLIKWIEGFDAGSDPKVLIERILRLFFSKETNTAQVEKYTKILLSGSPDYEWANILKNEELAAFRLKIALIEMIKSPAFHLN